Proteins co-encoded in one Medicago truncatula cultivar Jemalong A17 chromosome 8, MtrunA17r5.0-ANR, whole genome shotgun sequence genomic window:
- the LOC112417147 gene encoding uncharacterized protein: protein MHNIVHIDEKWFYITKKSMHYYLLPDEEEPLRTCKSKNFIAKVMFLVAVARPRFDAEGNEVFSGKIGVFPFVTQEPAKRNSVNRAAGTLETKPITSVTKEVSRTFLIEKVLPAIREKWPEDCVRDPIFIQQDNARTHIDHNDAEFCEAAKLGGFDIRLMCQPPNSPDLNVLDLGFFSAIQSLQYKKLQKLLMNL from the coding sequence ATGCATAACATTGTTCATATCGATGAGAAATGGTTCTACATTACCAAGAAGTCCATGCATTATTATTTGCTACCAGATGAGGAGGAACCATTGCGCACTTGCAAGAGCAAAAATTTCATTGCAAAAGTAATGTTTTTGGTTGCTGTAGCCCGCCCGAGATTTGATGCAGAAGGGAATGAAGTATTTTCAGGAAAAATCGGTGTTTTCCCTTTTGTCACTCAAGAGCCAGCTAAAAGAAACAGTGTTAATAGAGCTGCAGGGACACTAGAAACAAAACCAATAACTTCGGTAACCAAAGAAGTTAGTAGaacttttttaattgaaaaggtTCTACCTGCCATCAGAGAAAAGTGGCCAGAAGATTGTGTACGGGATCCGATTTTTATTCAACAAGATAATGCCAGAACTCACATTGATCACAACGATGCAGAATTTTGTGAAGCGGCTAAATTAGGTGGGTTTGATATTCGCTTAATGTGTCAACCTCCAAATTCCCCTGATCTAAATGTCTTAGACCTTGGGTTTTTTAGTGCGATTCAGTCATTACAATACAAGAAGCTCCAAAAACTATTGATGAACTTGTGA
- the LOC11442232 gene encoding metalloendoproteinase 4-MMP, whose protein sequence is MFLSLRYSFTFLFTTLLLTLSSSSHIASKISISNHDIHSFTNAVRGNNITGISQFKRYLSRFGYIKNNDTFSDKFDSNFESAIIKYQRNLGLQVTGKLDSNTVSQMITPRCGVPDTTKTHHYHNHHQNHIHNKTNFVYFPGKPRWSRDMPMTLTYGFSSDYMIHNLSIQEIREAFKRAFSRWSSVIPVSFVESEDYGFADIKIGFYSGDHGDGEPFDGVLGVLAHSFSPEIGRLHLDAAETWAVDFGVTKSEVAIDLESVATHEIGHLLGLSHSSLKEAVMYPSLRPRDKRADLNIDDIKGVQSLYGSNPNFRSQWSSLESDISTNHGAKFGVDTYRFSMIASIIAIALYYI, encoded by the coding sequence ATGTTCCTTTCACTCAGATACTCCTTCACATTTCTCTTCACTACTCTTCTCCTCACATTATCATCATCTTCACACATTGCTTCCAAAATATCCATCTCAAATCATGACATTCATAGCTTCACCAATGCTGTCAGAGGCAACAACATCACAGGAATATCACAGTTCAAAAGATACCTATCTCGTTTCGGGTACATTAAAAACAATGACACATTCAGCGACAAATTTGATTCGAATTTTGAATCAGCTATCATCAAATACCAAAGAAATCTTGGACTCCAAGTAACCGGTAAACTCGATTCGAATACAGTTTCTCAAATGATCACACCAAGATGCGGTGTTCCAGACACAACAAAAACTCATCATTATCATAATCACCATCAAAATCATATTCATAACAAGAcgaattttgtttattttcctgGAAAACCGCGATGGTCACGCGACATGCCAATGACACTAACCTATGGCTTCTCAAGTGACTACATGATTCATAACTTGAGCATACAAGAGATAAGAGAAGCATTCAAACGAGCTTTCTCTAGATGGAGTTCAGTTATTCCAGTTAGTTTCGTCGAATCAGAGGACTATGGTTTCGCTGATATAAAAATAGGATTTTATAGTGGTGACCATGGTGATGGTGAGCCATTTGATGGAGTTCTTGGTGTGTTAGCTCATTCGTTCTCACCGGAGATCGGAAGACTTCACCTCGATGCAGCCGAGACTTGGGCAGTTGATTTCGGTGTAACGAAATCGGAGGTGGCAATTGATTTAGAGTCAGTTGCAACACATGAGATTGGACATTTGTTGGGTTTGTCACATAGTTCTTTGAAAGAGGCAGTAATGTATCCAAGTTTAAGGCCAAGAGATAAAAGAGCTGATTTGAATATTGATGATATTAAAGGTGTACAATCTCTTTATGGTTCTAATCCTAATTTTAGATCTCAGTGGTCATCATTGGAATCTGATATCTCCACAAATCATGGTGCAAAATTTGGAGTTGACACTTACAGGTTCTCTATGATTGCTTCCATTATTGCAATTGCCctgtattatatataa
- the LOC11423312 gene encoding pentatricopeptide repeat-containing protein At2g17670 — protein sequence MGKIPPSFRSALSNPNLIHRSSSLIPSSPKPHHFPNKTRKPHQKQQQSQSQSQSPKPVSVFKSPNLQEAKSIFNSFVNSSNAPIDSRFHNSLLQSYASISTINDSIAFLRHMTKTHPSFSPDKSTYHILLTHCCKSTDSKYSTLSLIHQTLNLMVSDGISPDKGTVDLAVRSLCTADRVDDAVELIKELSSKHCSPDIYSYNFLVKNLCKSRTLSLVYAFIDEMRTKFDVKPNLVTYTILIDNVCNTKNLREATRLVDILEEEGFKPDCFLYNTIMKGYCMLSRGSEAIEVYNRMKEKGVEPDLITYNTLIFGLSKSGRVSEAKKLLRVMAEKGHFPDEVTYTSLMNGMCRKGETLAALALLEEMEMKGCSPNTCTYNTLLHGLCKSRMFDKAMELYGAMKSDGLKLDMASYATFVRALCSVGRVADAYEVFDYAVESKSLSDVAAYSTLESTLKWFKKAKEEGLKF from the coding sequence ATGGGAAAAATTCCTCCTTCATTTCGATCTGCACTCTCAAACCCTAATTTGATTCACCGTTCATCTTCATTGATTCCTTCTTCTCCCAAACCCCATCATTTTCCTAACAAAACCCGAAAACCccatcaaaaacaacaacaatctcaATCTCAATCTCAATCTCCAAAACCCGTTTCTGTATTCAAATCCCCAAATCTCCAAGAAGCCAAAAGCATCTTCAATTCCTTCGTCAACAGTTCCAATGCTCCTATTGATTCCCGTTTTCATAATTCCCTTCTTCAATCCTACGCTTCAATTTCCACCATTAACGATTCCATTGCTTTTCTTCGTCATATGACAAAGACCCATCCTTCATTCTCACCTGATAAATCTACTTATCATATCTTACTTACCCATTGCTGCAAATCAACTGATTCCAAGTATTCTACACTTTCCCTAATTCATCAAACCCTAAATTTGATGGTTTCTGATGGGATCAGTCCTGATAAAGGTACTGTTGATTTAGCTGTTAGGTCACTTTGTACTGCGGATCGTGTTGACGATGCTGTTGAATTGATCAAAGAGCTGTCTTCCAAGCATTGTAGTCCTGATATTTACTCTTACAATTTTCTTGTTAAGAATTTATGTAAGTCTCGCACTTTGAGTTTGGTTTATGCTTTTATTGATGAAATGCGTACTAAGTTTGATGTCAAGCCTAATCTTGTTACTTATACTATTTTGATTGATAATGTCTGTAACACTAAGAATTTGCGTGAGGCGACGAGGTTGGTGGATATTCTCGAAGAGGAAGGTTTTAAGCctgattgttttctttataatacCATTATGAAAGGTTATTGTATGCTGAGTAGAGGGAGTGAGGCCATTGAGGTTTATAATCGAATGAAGGAGAAGGGTGTGGAGCCTGATCTTATTACTTATAATACTTTGATTTTTGGGTTATCAAAATCTGGTCGGGTTTCAGAAGCTAAGAAGTTATTGCGTGTTATGGCGGAAAAGGGTCATTTCCCTGATGAGGTAACTTATACCTCTCTGATGAATGGGATGTGCAGGAAAGGGGAGACCTTGGCTGCATTGGCATTGTTGGAAGAGATGGAAATGAAGGGCTGCAGTCCGAATACGTGCACGTATAACACGCTGCTTCATGGGTTGTGTAAGTCTAGGATGTTTGATAAGGCCATGGAATTGTATGGTGCGATGAAATCGGATGGTCTGAAGCTTGATATGGCTTCTTATGCTACGTTTGTCAGGGCACTGTGTAGTGTTGGTAGAGTTGCGGATGCTTATGAAGTGTTTGATTATGCAGTCGAAAGCAAGAGTTTGTCAGATGTCGCTGCTTACTCTACATTGGAAAGCACACTTAAATGGTTCAAGAAAGCAAAAGAAGAAGGCCTTAAATTTTAA
- the LOC120575768 gene encoding uncharacterized protein — MVDRQVVCCMCGDVGFTHKLFRCNKCHHRFQHSYCTNFYGELSEIEQCDWCQSEMKNTVASNNSKKPAVAVTINRSSSGCSGGSEKRKSSPVPSPRRRYKLLKDVMC, encoded by the exons ATGGTGGATCGTCAAGTTGTATGCTGCATGTGTGGTGACGTTGGTTTCACTCACAAACTTTTCCGCTGCAACAAATGTCATCACCGCTTCCAACACTC gTATTGTACCAACTTTTATGGGGAATTAAGCGAAATAGAACAGTGCGATTGGTGCCAAAGTGAAATGAAAAACACTGTTGCCTCCAACAATTCCAAAAAACCGGCGGTGGCAGTAACGATCAACCGTAGTTCTTCTGGATGTTCCGGCGGTTCGGAGAAGAGGAAGAGCAGTCCAGTGCCTTCACCAAGACGCAGGTATAAGCTTCTCAAGGATGTAATGTGTTGA